One genomic region from Haloterrigena gelatinilytica encodes:
- a CDS encoding MFS transporter, whose product MTNDETERPDSRRSWLVAVAGAIGMVFTFGTPFSYGILRQPFSEAFAVSPVALSTVFSIMLFTFFIGAGAVGVFAARLPARPLLLACTAVTAAIAPALFLTGSYLGLSLVFALLGLALGTVYVLLASIVPRWFDERRGAATGLIFVGNGLGLALLPPIWQVVIARLGVRRGFAAVMAATAVAFLLAGIACRRPPWTDGATDSSGDVLEWIGRLAGTRTFQLLFVGIALAFSWYQLLAAFAIDLFAARGLTAAGASTAFGLVGGVSIISRIGGGYIADSVGARRAFLASLASAAAGVLLLFAPQFPVLAVGVFLLGIGLGGTATLYIPLLMGIYGADRGTAIVGTFNVAIGTSALAMPPLGTASVAYTDGYALAVALTFVVTVASFWAISVGTRRS is encoded by the coding sequence GTGACGAACGACGAGACGGAGCGGCCCGATAGCCGACGGAGTTGGCTCGTGGCGGTCGCCGGCGCGATCGGCATGGTGTTCACGTTCGGCACGCCGTTTTCCTACGGCATCCTCCGACAGCCGTTCAGCGAGGCGTTCGCCGTTTCGCCGGTCGCGCTCTCGACGGTCTTCTCGATCATGCTGTTTACCTTCTTCATCGGTGCCGGCGCGGTCGGCGTCTTCGCCGCGCGGCTGCCGGCCCGTCCGCTGTTGCTCGCCTGTACGGCCGTCACCGCTGCGATCGCACCCGCGCTGTTCCTCACGGGGTCGTACCTCGGGCTGAGCCTCGTGTTCGCGCTGCTCGGCCTCGCGCTCGGGACGGTGTACGTCCTGCTCGCGTCGATCGTCCCGCGCTGGTTCGACGAGCGACGGGGCGCCGCGACGGGACTGATCTTCGTCGGCAACGGACTGGGACTGGCCCTCCTGCCGCCGATCTGGCAGGTCGTCATCGCGCGCTTGGGCGTCCGTCGGGGATTCGCCGCCGTCATGGCGGCGACCGCGGTCGCGTTCCTCCTCGCCGGAATCGCGTGCCGGCGTCCGCCGTGGACGGACGGCGCGACGGACTCGAGCGGCGACGTCCTCGAGTGGATCGGCCGGCTGGCCGGAACGCGGACGTTCCAACTGCTGTTCGTCGGCATCGCGCTCGCGTTCTCGTGGTACCAGCTGCTCGCCGCGTTCGCGATCGACCTCTTCGCCGCCCGCGGGCTGACGGCCGCCGGGGCCTCGACGGCGTTCGGACTCGTCGGCGGCGTCAGCATCATCTCGCGGATCGGCGGCGGCTACATCGCCGACAGCGTCGGTGCCAGACGGGCGTTTCTCGCCTCGCTCGCGTCCGCGGCCGCCGGCGTCCTGTTGCTGTTCGCCCCGCAGTTCCCGGTGCTCGCCGTCGGCGTCTTCCTGCTCGGGATCGGGCTCGGCGGGACGGCGACGCTGTACATCCCGCTGCTGATGGGGATCTACGGCGCCGACAGGGGGACCGCCATCGTCGGCACGTTCAACGTCGCCATCGGGACCAGCGCGCTGGCGATGCCGCCGCTCGGGACCGCGAGCGTCGCGTACACCGACGGCTACGCCCTCGCCGTCGCCCTCACGTTCGTCGTCACCGTCGCCTCATTCTGGGCGATCTCGGTCGGCACGCGTCGTTCCTGA
- a CDS encoding TIGR00341 family protein — translation MRYLEVTVPEGKRGTVLEILEDEGIDYVVSDETSGRGYAAVVRFPVPTRAVEPLLDRLKRAGIGDDASVVVINAETVLSEQFSTLRDRYSQGGQLGARTSRQVLRTKADELTPPFSIYTVMLLISAVVATAGLLADSPAVVIGAMVIAPLLGPALAANVGIVTGDGRLKSTGFRYQIVGVAMVVGASIALATLARLAGLEPAGVDIVVATELEERVAPNLFSLAVALGAGIAGILSLTRGFSEAIVGVMIAAALIPPSAAVGITVAWGMYGAALGAAVLVIVNLLSINLAALATLWIAGYRPQGLFEVSPTRTPTYTYAAIFGVGLLVLAAPLAGVTLLEFHTTELESAAEDEVEAVLAQPQYDHLEADDVAVELDGDYPIQSVERVVVTVSTRNPEPESELADRLYEEIQSHSDDSLIVEVQYVVAEERGENDEADAQRVAIRTADGT, via the coding sequence ATGCGCTACCTGGAGGTGACAGTGCCCGAGGGGAAGCGAGGGACCGTCCTCGAGATCCTCGAGGACGAGGGGATCGACTACGTCGTCAGCGACGAGACCAGCGGTCGGGGGTACGCCGCCGTCGTCCGGTTTCCGGTTCCGACGCGGGCCGTCGAACCGCTGCTCGACCGGCTCAAGCGGGCGGGGATCGGCGACGACGCCAGCGTCGTCGTGATCAACGCGGAGACGGTCCTCTCCGAGCAGTTCTCGACGCTCCGGGATCGATACAGCCAGGGCGGCCAGCTGGGCGCTCGCACCTCGAGGCAGGTGTTGCGCACGAAGGCCGACGAACTGACGCCCCCGTTTTCGATCTACACCGTCATGCTGCTGATCAGCGCCGTCGTCGCCACCGCCGGGCTGCTGGCCGACTCGCCGGCGGTCGTGATCGGCGCCATGGTCATCGCGCCCCTGCTCGGGCCGGCCCTCGCCGCCAACGTCGGCATCGTCACCGGCGACGGTCGCCTCAAGTCGACCGGCTTCAGGTACCAGATCGTCGGCGTGGCGATGGTCGTCGGCGCCTCGATCGCCCTCGCCACGCTCGCCCGACTGGCCGGCCTCGAGCCCGCGGGGGTCGACATCGTCGTCGCCACCGAACTCGAGGAGCGGGTCGCGCCCAACCTGTTCTCGCTCGCGGTCGCGCTGGGCGCCGGCATCGCCGGCATCCTGAGTCTCACGCGGGGGTTCTCGGAGGCCATCGTCGGCGTCATGATCGCCGCGGCGCTCATTCCGCCGTCGGCCGCGGTCGGGATCACGGTCGCCTGGGGGATGTACGGCGCGGCCCTCGGCGCCGCCGTCCTCGTGATCGTCAACCTCCTGTCGATCAACCTCGCCGCGCTGGCCACCCTGTGGATCGCCGGCTACCGTCCGCAGGGTCTGTTCGAGGTCTCACCAACGCGGACGCCGACCTACACCTACGCGGCGATCTTCGGCGTCGGACTGCTGGTGCTGGCCGCGCCGCTGGCGGGCGTCACCCTGCTCGAGTTCCACACGACGGAACTCGAGTCGGCGGCCGAAGACGAGGTCGAGGCGGTGCTCGCGCAACCGCAGTACGACCACCTCGAGGCCGACGACGTCGCGGTCGAACTCGACGGCGACTACCCGATCCAGTCGGTCGAGCGGGTCGTCGTCACCGTCAGCACTCGGAACCCGGAACCGGAGTCGGAGCTGGCGGACCGGCTCTACGAGGAGATCCAATCCCACAGCGACGACTCGCTGATCGTCGAGGTGCAGTACGTCGTCGCCGAGGAACGCGGCGAGAACGACGAGGCCGACGCTCAGCGGGTGGCGATTCGGACCGCCGACGGGACGTAA
- the ygfZ gene encoding CAF17-like 4Fe-4S cluster assembly/insertion protein YgfZ — MTVIEAIHSEHGAAFGERDGRTIVEHFGRPERTHRAVRNGVGLIEMAYGVVVVEGDDRLEYVDNVVSNRVPAEDGRGCYALVLDPQGGIEIELYVYNAGERLLLFTPASTAEPLVEDWSEKVFIQDVDIRLATDDYAVFGIHGPTATEKVASVLNGAASPDERYSFVRGTMGDEGVTVIRTDALTGEESYEVICAADAAADVYDILETQGLNAAPFGYRTFESLALEAGSPLFETELEGTLPNVLGLRNALDWEKGCYVGQEVVSRVENRGQPSRKLVGLTLESAADGDEDDSPAVPDAEAAVFDGDATVGEVTRAGESPLLEAVIALAVVDYGLESDALTVRVGGEEVPATVTELPFVEGSDRSDRLPAYQ, encoded by the coding sequence ATGACCGTTATCGAGGCGATTCATTCGGAGCACGGGGCCGCGTTCGGCGAGCGCGACGGCCGGACGATCGTCGAACACTTCGGCCGCCCGGAACGGACCCACCGGGCGGTCCGCAACGGCGTCGGCCTGATCGAGATGGCCTACGGCGTCGTCGTGGTCGAGGGCGACGATCGACTCGAGTACGTCGATAACGTCGTCTCGAACCGCGTGCCGGCCGAGGACGGCCGGGGCTGTTACGCGCTCGTCCTCGACCCGCAGGGCGGGATCGAGATCGAACTGTACGTCTACAACGCGGGCGAGCGACTGCTCCTCTTCACGCCGGCCTCGACGGCCGAACCGCTGGTCGAGGACTGGTCCGAGAAGGTCTTCATTCAGGACGTCGATATCCGCCTCGCGACCGACGACTACGCGGTCTTCGGGATCCACGGTCCGACGGCCACCGAGAAGGTCGCCAGCGTCCTCAACGGCGCCGCCTCGCCCGACGAACGCTACTCGTTCGTCCGCGGGACGATGGGCGACGAGGGCGTGACGGTCATCCGCACCGACGCGCTGACCGGCGAGGAGAGCTACGAAGTGATCTGCGCGGCCGACGCCGCCGCGGACGTTTACGACATCCTCGAGACCCAGGGGCTCAACGCCGCCCCCTTCGGCTATCGCACCTTCGAGAGCCTCGCGCTCGAGGCCGGCTCCCCCCTCTTCGAGACCGAACTCGAGGGGACGCTCCCGAACGTGCTCGGCCTGCGCAACGCCTTGGACTGGGAGAAGGGCTGTTACGTCGGCCAGGAGGTCGTCTCCCGCGTCGAGAACCGCGGCCAGCCCAGCCGGAAACTGGTCGGGCTGACGCTCGAGAGCGCCGCGGACGGCGACGAGGACGACTCGCCGGCGGTTCCCGACGCCGAGGCGGCCGTCTTCGACGGCGACGCCACCGTCGGCGAGGTGACCCGCGCCGGCGAGAGCCCGCTGCTCGAGGCGGTCATCGCGCTCGCCGTCGTCGACTACGGCCTCGAGAGCGACGCGCTGACGGTCCGGGTCGGCGGCGAGGAGGTCCCCGCGACGGTGACCGAGTTGCCGTTCGTCGAGGGGTCGGATCGATCGGATCGCCTGCCCGCGTACCAGTAA